Within the Drosophila miranda strain MSH22 chromosome Y unlocalized genomic scaffold, D.miranda_PacBio2.1 Contig_Y2_pilon, whole genome shotgun sequence genome, the region TATGTGTATAATACTTAAATTCATAGTTGGTTTCGTTCCTGGGGAACGAACTCCTAAAAAGTGGGCTGAAATTGGAAGTCCGGATTCAAAAACTTGAATTTGTCGGCCTCCAGGAGTAAACGGTTGTGCTCAATTTGGTTGCGGGAGCGCAGCTCCTGGCTTATATCGGTCATTGTGCGTTCAAGTCGCTGCAGAATATCTCTAGGTGGTCCATCCATGTAATGTGCAACTGAGGGAGCCATTTGAACATCTTCCAGGGAATACGATTTGCTGGATAAGCTGGATATGCCGTCGCTTTGCGAGGATGCCATAGAAGCTGTGGTCAGATCAATGGCTACCGGCTGTTCCGTACGGATGGGCGATGGTGAATTGCTTGGTTGCTCCTCCTTAACGTCGTGGCGCAAGGGCAAGACCTGCGGCACAGCAGCCACGGGAGTAAGTTGGCTGTAGTTGGCCATCAGGGTCTCCACCGTGCTGGGGTGGAGATTTGGAAGCTAGGAATAGTAGAATTTGCTATATAAGATTTGCAAATTCACACTATAAGAACGTCTACTTACGGTGCGAACATGTGGGACTATTAACCCAATGTTTTTCGAATTATCTGTACAGTTGGGCATCTTCGACGCGGCCAGGTTCACGTGATTTTGGTTGTGATCTAAGGGCGAATAGCCGCTCACGGAAGGAGAGGGCTAAGGAAAGAACAAAaattaacacacacacaaacaatcATGTAAATGCACGATAACCTCTTTTTAATTTCATTGAGTTGGTTGCTGTGCCGAAACAGATAcacccacaaacacacacgcgTGCATGTTCTACTTCTTTAACGGTAAACTGCATAGCTTAGTACATATGGCTATCTCGCTTGTTGCTTACTGTTTTTGTGCCCGTCTCCTCCTTCTGTTCGCTATGCTCTTGCTGGTGGCGCTGGAACACCGTTTTAATTTTCAGCTCGTGTGTTTCGTATGCCGTCGGCGCAGAAGACGCTATAGCAGGTGCAGCCGGCGCAGACGCCGCCGCAGCAGGTCCTCTTGTTATAGGCTTGCACGACGATGTTGAAGCTCTCTTTCTACGGGGTTTCTCATTTCCCCGATTCTTCATAATGCGATCACGGCGTTCCTCCAGGGCAGCCACCTTCATTTCGTGCAATTTGCCCAACAAAGATGCGTGCCGACGCTGTACCGGAATCATAAGTCAATTACTCGAAATGGTGGGGTGTTATTTCTCTACCTTGATGTGCATATGAATATTGCCCGTGGAAAGCACGCTGCCGCGATAAACCCGATCCGGCGGACAATTACAGCACTTGACCACCACATTATCTCCGATCTGGCTTTCAATGCTGTACAGCTCTCCATTTAATATGTAAGGAACGTGTTGACGCTGCTCCAAATCCACCTCAGAGCTAACCTCGGGATTAGTACTGTCCATTATTCCAGATATTGTTCCTGCTGGCCCTAATTTTGCATTTAATTTTATGCGAAACTAAAATTTATTATCGCCAAAAACCATTACTTACAGCAGCGACAAATCTGTCAAAAAGAAGAAGTACTTGCAGAGATACAACCACACATGAATCTACGAGTTCTGCTCGCAAAGAGGACTTCGAAAAGAGAGAAGGCAAAATGTAAGAAATGGTTCAAAACGGTAAAGGAAAACATCTACAAGTACGATATACAAAAGTGGAAAATTGACGTTGTTCAACACTGGTATGGCGCGTACCTAAAATTGTTTGCGGaaggaaaaaattaacataTGTAACAGATAACGAAGCAGGAGGCTAGGATCTGAAACggtagacgagcagatggagGGTATGATCGAGATCCATGCACGCGTTGTTGCCGGTCTCATGGTTAGTCGGGTAGAGTAGGGGTGGGGTAGGGAGAGATCGCGTCACGAGCTCGAGCATTAGGAGCaaagacaataaaaataagtttCGCGTGCGGTTCAAGGTTCAGAcggaagaaatttacagagaAATGACAGTGTAGGGAGATGAGTCAGCGGAACTCATTCGAGCGGGAGCTGCTTGCGGTGTCATTGCAACTCGGTAtgcccacccttccttgatCGCACCGGTCCAAATAGGCTGAGTAATGGGTAACGATCCCTAAAATAAACGCTCTACTTCTGCTAGGTTTCGTCATCTTGGCGCCACATGATCCTTAATAACGGCAACAATTAACGGGAATTCATTACAAACAGTTTATTCATTAAACTTTCATACAAGATCTCATGGCCGCTAAGAGggtagatatatatgtatatatagtgacatatctatagtccatgctccgcatacccttgtctatgtctattaccctgcacccacaatactataaacaatacgacaccctcagcttcgaaccctcataaacaatctcacgctcgaaatggaccacgcgcagccgattgcaggcaatgtaaaaaaacaccctaaactggaagttgaacataaaacaatagatgccgccctagaatccagccgcactagaatccagccgcaccagtatcacgccactcttcagagatcaattacgaatcgattctcaagaaccacaccatcctagctgaccagtcagaggccctattctcagccacccccaagtaatgcaacaccgatcatacgcagcggaagcctttcatcaaaagccgcctttcccacatatcgatcgagtcacgtactccatctccgaagccgaagtcgaagccaacgcctccgaatccaaatccgaatcccaaaccgagcatcataatataaatagtctgcatctaagaagccaactcagttctgttcaagacaaacgtcaatcgcgacaccgtcggagaattcaaccaaagttaattccgttcaagacttcagacctcagtcatcgtcggggaaataactaatcaatgtacgctaaagtttaagtgaagaataaaaccttttttaaaacgtaaactgaagtgtcgcatatttaattggcgcagccggtaggatctcagttaaaagtgaatcattttttttaagacgatcaattggcgtagtgacagttacagtgcgtaataacctacagtgatcagaggaaaagtaacgctaatactaaagagatccgccaaagaatctacacacgaaactcaattaatattagaaaaaataaataaataaaaagaaatcaacatgccgctaacagaaatacacctgaaccaagccttgaagtcaatcaggcaaattccaccatacgacggatgccaagaacgactaagctcgttcataagtaggatcgagtacatctccgaattgtactcaacagaagacatccggcaacaaagcatcatgtacggagccactgagggtcaactgtgcggacgagcacaacttttatcacaaagccttcaacccaacacctggaccgatctaaaagcagccctaatcagcaaattcaacaaccacactccatacgagacgctgctacaacaattacacgacaccaaattcaatgggaatattcgtaagttcgtagaagaactagaaattaagtcaaatgttatagtaagtaaactaaatctggagactagcccagaaaataagataatctttaaaaacgctctggcaaatgccaccagacataccatagaagatgctctacccaataaactattcatccgtaaataataaagggttatttaacgaatttagaaattccttaaaccagggcagagtccagaatcccacaaactatcaaatcaatcagacacaggcaggtagcagtgcaccaaatcagccagtcaaacgatctagggaaagccaaagcggacaaatgaaaatggatgtaaattttcagcagagtgcctcggaagaaatcgaggaagaccatatatagaaataatcgtaaataattaaaaattaagaggtatcgcggactcgggatcttcaataaatataataaaagcaaactatacagattccaaagtcgataccgacaacctcaccgtccataccatcaatggacccgtccgtctgactcagagcattacacgtaatgcaaccaaaaactgtccgacaaaacaaaaattttatattcataatttttctgaaaattatgacatactcttaggcagagaatatttgatggccagcaaagccgtcatcgattaccgaaatgaaacggtaacgttaggagaaaggtcatacccaatcatccaaagtggagaagcaattgccgtcggcaagaccgcacacaaaggtgttaagccatcttcaaaggaagatatatctacacctaagtgccttgacccatctcctgaaggagagcaatacttcgcttccgcattagagaatgaattaagggaatgcaaccagctaaggttggaacatttaaatgacgaagaaaaggagaaactaaagaaagttctctatgaatttaaggacgtgcagtataaagaaggtgacattttgacattcactagtactataaagcacgaaataaaaacccatcacgaagatcctgtatatcgtcgaccatataaatatgctcaaatacacgatcaagaagtgacacaacaaatcaaagatatgattagacagggaatcattcgtaagtcgaactctccctattgtgcacccatcgctatgataccaaagaaaatagatgcttcaggaaagcagaaatatcgtatggtagtagattatagaagtctaaacgaggtgacaataaaggataaatttcctacacccagaatggacgaaatactagataaactaggtacgtgccaatatttcacaacaatcgatttagctaagggattccatcaaattcctatggaacctagctcaatcccaaaaacagctttctccacgagttcactcgtatgccctttgggctaaccactgcccccgctaccttccaaagatgtatgaacaatctgctagaagagttaatcttcaaagattgcctcgtatacttagacgacatcattatattttccacttcattggaagaacacctgttgtcactaaggagagtatttggaaagttgagagacgccaacttaaagctacaaatggataagtgtgaattcctgaagaaagaaacggaattcctaggccatgtagtaacaactaacggcatagttcctaatccaaagaaaatatctgccataataaacttcccaatacccaatacaaccacaaaaataaaatcattcataggtttatgtggattctataggaaattcattcccaacttcgctaatatagcaaaacctatgacactcaaattaaagaaacgagcagtcatagacccaacagaggaaaaatacgtcgaggccttcgaaaaattgaaagtacttatcacctcagaccctatcctcgcattcccagatttcaacaaaatgttcacgatgcaaccgatgcaagtaacattgcattaggagcagtgttgtcgcaagaccacaaaccaatctgctatgcaagtagaaccttaaacgaacacgaaatcaattattcagcaatagaaaaggaattactagctatagtttgggcaactaagtatttcagatcatacctgtttggtagaacgtttgagatattaagtgatcacaaacccttgatttggttgaataacctcaaggaaccaaatatgaagctacaacgatggaagatcaaattaaatgaatttgacttcaaaataaaatatttacccggaaaggagaaccatgtagccgatgcgctatcaagagtaaagattaacgaaaacctactcggggaaaccattaatagtgattgtgcaacggtccatagcgcgcaagaagataatacaaattatattccacttacagagagaccaatcaattactataataggcaaatagaactgattaaaggtaatgaggataaggtagaaacatcccactatttccacaagatactgataaaaatcacatataccgaaatgacagaatcattagcaaaagatataataaaggaatatgtgtgtaccaaaaagagtgcactatatttccataacgaagtagacttcccactgttccaaagggcattcctggagataatcagtccaaatcact harbors:
- the LOC117193799 gene encoding protein stand still-like; translated protein: MDSTNPEVSSEVDLEQRQHVPYILNGELYSIESQIGDNVVVKCCNCPPDRVYRGSVLSTGNIHMHIKRRHASLLGKLHEMKVAALEERRDRIMKNRGNEKPRRKRASTSSCKPITRGPAAAASAPAAPAIASSAPTAYETHELKIKTVFQRHQQEHSEQKEETGTKTPSPSVSGYSPLDHNQNHVNLAASKMPNCTDNSKNIGLIVPHVRTLPNLHPSTVETLMANYSQLTPVAAVPQVLPLRHDVKEEQPSNSPSPIRTEQPVAIDLTTASMASSQSDGISSLSSKSYSLEDVQMAPSVAHYMDGPPRDILQRLERTMTDISQELRSRNQIEHNRLLLEADKFKFLNPDFQFQPTF